The following DNA comes from Gemmatimonadota bacterium.
CGCGGGTGTCGTCCTCGGAAGCGCCGACGTTCACGACCACCTCGCGCACCACGGGGAGCAGCGAGCGAATGCTCGCCTCCAGCGGGAAGTCGAGGATGGTGGCGTTGCGGACCATGGTGAAGCCGGATATATCCATCGCGCTCAAACTCCACCAACCGCGGCCTGATGGCAAGCACACTCCACATCGCCCTCTATCACCCGGCCCGCCTGCCAGTCCGGAAATACGGCGGGACCGAGCGCGTCGTGGTCTGGCTGGCGCGCGGCCTGGCCGAGCTGGGGCACAAAGTCACTCTCCTCGCCGCCCCGGGCAGTCAGGTCGCCGAGGCGACGCTGGTTCCGGTGGACCCGAAGGTCTCGGCCATTCCTGGCGGCCCCGATCTCACGCCGCTGCTTCCGCGCGGCGTCGACATCCTGCACGCGCACGTGCCGCTGCAACGGCCACCGCAGGGTGTTCCCTTCCTGTGGACCTTTCACGGGAATGGTGAAACCGGACGGAAATTTCCCGAGAGCACGGTGGCGCTGTCGGCGAATCACGCCGCGCGACACGGCATTTCCCGCTGGGTGCACAACGGGCTCGATCCGGCGGAATACCAGTTCCTCCCCGTCAAGCAGGACTTCGACCTCTTCCTCGGTCGGCTGCATACGGTCAAGGGATGGCGCTGGGCAGTGGAAGGAGCGCGCGAATGCAATCGCAAACTGGTGGTTGCCGGCGGATGGCGACCGTCGTTGCGACCGGGGCTCCGGTTCGTCGGCGAGATCGGCGGATCGGAAAAGGTCCAGCTGCTCGCGGACGCCGCCTGTCTCTGGGTGCCTGCCCTGTGGGATGAGCCGTTCGGACTCACGACGATCGAGGCGATGGTCTCCGGCACGCCGGTACTCGGCACGCGCCGCGGCGCGTTGCCAGAGGTAATCACCGCACAGAGCGGAGCGATGGGAGACACCCTCGAGGAGCTGGTGTCGTTGCGAGCGGGGCTCGCCACGCTCGACCCCGAAGGCGTTCGCGCGCGCGTGCTCGAGGCGTTCACCCACCGGGTGATGGCCGAACGCTACGTCGAGCTCTATCGGGGAGTGAGCGGCCGAGGCTGATCGAGGAGGAGCTGGCGAAGCCGGTGCATGTAGGTGTGGTCCTGCAGCGCCCGCGCGCGCGCGGCCGCGCCAATACGTTCGGCCTCACCCGGATTCTCGAGCAGGTCGCGCACACGATGCTTCAGGTCCGCCGCATCGCGGAAGACGACCACTTCCCGGTCGGGCTGGAAGGCACGCGGCAGATCGCCGCGATCATCGACCACCTGCGCCGCTCCCATGGCCGCCAGTTCAAACACGCGCTGGTTGCACGACGCCTCGCGCGGATCACCCTCGACCGCGACATGATGAATGTTGATCGCGACGCTCGCCCCCGCGTACGCCTTGACGTAGGCGTCGGTGCTCGGTGCCTCGCCGCGGCAATAGTCCCGCAGCGCTGTCTTGCGCCATCCCGGTCCCCAGACGGCGAGCCCGAACTCGACCAATTCGCTCAGCAGCCGTTCACGGCGCGGTGTCGCAGCCCCGGCGAAGACGACATTGGCGCGGTACTGGTCCTTGGTGCGGATCGGGCGATAGATCGACGGATCGGCCGCGCGCGAGAGGACATCGACCGTGCGACCGAGGCGCTCGTGAATTTCCGCCGCGACGTCGGTACCGATGGCATAGATATGATCGTAGGGCCTGGCCAGCAGCGTCGCACTCGACACGGTACGCAGGTCATCGGGAAGCCAGTTGATCCAGCGGGCCCGCGAGCGGCCGCGCAGCTTGTCGACCAGGGACTCCTCGAGCGGATCGCCGCCGAGCACCAGCACCAGCTCGGGATCCTGGTCATCGAGCACCTTCTCGAGCCGCTTGCTCAGGTCGCCGGCGCGGAAGCGCTGCAGCAGCGACGGCTTCGCGTTGAGGTCGAAGGTCGCGACGCGCGCGCCGAGCCGTTCGAGCGCGCGGCGCTGCTGGGCCGAGTGCGCGTGGCCGGCATCATCAAATTCTGCTACGAAGAGCACCGAACGTTCGGTGGTCACGCCATCACCTCGGCAGCGGAGAACTGCAGGTCGTGGAGGCGGCGGTAGAGGCCGCCCTGGGCATGCAATACCTGGTGCGATCCGGACTCGATCACTCGCCCACCATCAAGGACGAGGATGCGGTCGGCATCGCGCACCGTGGCGAGCCGATGGGCGATCACCAGCACGGTCCGATCCTGCATCAGTCGGTCGATGGCTTCCTGCACGAGTCGCTCCGATTCGGTGTCCAGGGCGCTGGTGGCCTCATCGAGAATCAGTATCGGCGCGTCGCGGAGCAGCGCCCTGGCAATGGCGATCCGCTGCCGCTGCCCTCCCGAGAGACGCGTTCCGCGCTCGCCGACCACGGTGTTGTAGCCGTCGGGGAGGGCGTCGATGAACTCGTGGGCATTCGCCGCGCGTGCCGCCACCTCGACATCCACATCGGAGGCATCCGGACGCCCGTAGGCGATGTTGGCCCGCACGGTGTCGTGCAGCAGCACCGTGTCCTGGCTCACGACGGCGATATGGGACCGCAACGAGGCGCGCGAGAGGGCGGTCAGCGGCACGCCATCGAGGCGGATCTCCCCCTGCTGCGGATCGTAGAAGCGCGGCACGAGTTCGAGCAAGGTCGTCTTCCCCGCGCCGCTCGGACCCACGAGAGCGACGACCTCTCCCTTGGCCACCCGGAAGGTCACATCCTGCAGCACCGGCCGCTCGGCGTCATAGCCGAAGCTCACCCGATCGAAGTGGAGATCGGTTGCGAAGGTCGCGGCGGGTGCGTCCGGCGCGTCGATCTCGGCGGCCGGGATGTCGAGAATGTTGAAGATCCGCTCGGCACTCGCTTCGGCGATCGCAAGTTGCGACGGAACCTGAGTGATCGCCTTGATGGGCGAAAGCAGGCGCGCGGCCGTCACCAGGAACGCGATCGCTTCGGGGCCGTTGAGCACGACGCGCGATACATCCTGGTTCGCTGAAGCCCAGAGGATCAGCATGATCACCGCGCCGCCGAACAGCTCACTCACCGGGGAAGTGAGTAGCGCGAATCGCTGCGTGCGTACGTAGCCCTTCCGGTAGCGTTCGGCCTGCCGGTCGAACGCGGCCGATTCCGTGGGCTCGGCCCCGAACGCGCGAATCAGCTTCATCGCGCCGAGGCGTTCGGTGATGGTGGCGGTGAGTTCGCCGCGCTCGTGGGTGAATGCGCGTGAATGGCGCTTCAGCCGCGCCTGCAGCAGCCGGACGCCGATCACCAGGATCGGCGCGAGCAACAGGACACCGAGCGTGAGTCGCGGCGAGAGTGCCACCATCACGGCGAGCATCGTCAGGATCGCAATGAAATTCTGGAAGAACGCCGCGAGCACCGCCACCACGATCTGCTTCACCTGATCGGCGTCACTGACGAGCCCGGTGGCGAGCTGGCCGCCGCGGGTCCGCTGGAAGACGCCGAGGTCGAGTCGCAACAGGTGCTGCCAGAGCCGCACGCGGAGATCCTTGACCACACCTTCCTGCACCAGCACCGAGAGATATGCGGCGACGTAGGTCGCGACGATCTTGACGGCCAGGGCGCCGAGGAAGATGCCGACCAGTCGTAGCGTGGCGACATCGCGCGGGACGCCATCCACGATCGGGCCGAGCACTCGGCCGAGGGTGCGCCCCAGCCAGGTATTGCTGCCGCCGAAGCTATCGTTCCCCGGGAACTGCAGCTTGAGGATCGGAATGAGCAGTGCCGCCGTGGCGCCATCAAGCACCGAGCCCACGAGAGCCGCGCCAAGCCCGACGATGAAGAGTCGTCGCTGCGGGCGCAACAGGGCAAAGAGGCGCGTGCGCACCCCCGGGCGATACCTCAACTGCGCCTCGGCATCAGTAGCGCGACCGGCAGGACCACCTCTTCAGGCGAGACGCCGCCGTGCAGGAAGGCACCGCGATAGCGCGCCTGATATTCCCGCAGCTTGGTCGGATAGACGAAGAAGCGATCGCCGGTCGCGAGCAGCATCCTGGTGCCTGGTGTGCGCGCGGGGAGTCCCCATCCCTTGAGGTCATCGACGACGATCGCGCCCTCGGGGTCATCGATGCGAAGATCTTCGCCGAACTTGAAGCGCAGGTTCGCCGTGGCATCACGCCGGGCGAAGATGGTGGTCGGCGTGTGACAGTGGATCGACCCGTGATCGGTGGTGAGCAGCACCGGCACCTTGCGTCGTTCGGCTTCCTTGAGCGCCTCGAAGAGCGCGGAACGCTCAAACCACGTGCGCGTGAGGGCACGCAATGCCGGCGTATCGCGGGCGACCTCGAAGAGCGCCTCGTTTTCAGTACGACCGTGGGTGAGCTGGTCGATGAAGTTGAACACCAGCGCGGTCACCCCGTCGTGCGACAGGTGCCCGGAGAGCCGACGCAGCATCGCCTCGCCATCCGCGGCCGAGAACATCTTTTCGTACGACACCGGTACGTCGCGCCCGAGCAGATCGCGCAGCTGTTCGGCGAGCAGCGGCCCTTCGTGGGCATTGAGTGACGAGTCGTCGTTCTCGTCCCACCAGGTCGGATGGCGCGCCACCAGCTCGGCCGGATAGAGGCCCGAGAAGATCGCGTTCCGGCTGTAGGGTGTGGCAGTGGGGAGGATGGAGAAGTAGTGATCGACCTCGACGTCGAAATGGCGTTCCACGAGGGGCCGGATCATTGCCCACTGATCGAGGCGGAGGCAATCGACCACGACGAGCATCACGCGACCGTGCGACTCGAGGGTCGGACGCACGAACTCCGATACGACGTCGACCGAGAGCGGTGGACGATCGCCACCACCCTCGGAGAGCCAGCGCGGATAATTATTGCGGATGAAGCGCGCGAAATCCTGGCGCACGCCGGATTGCAGTGTGCGCAGCGCCTCGGTGAGGCCGGGTTCGTCGGCCTGGCCGAGGCGCACTTCCCACTCGGCAAGTTCGGCGACGAGCTCGACCCACTCGCGCCAGGCCAGCGTCTCGCCACGACGACCCTCGAGCTCGCGGAACCGGGTGACGAAGTCGCGCGAGAGTCGCTGCTGGCGAATGCGATCGCCTTCGAGCAGTCGCGTCACCACCGAGAGCACTTGCCGCGGTGAGACCGGTTTGGTGAGGTAGTCCGCGATCTCGGC
Coding sequences within:
- a CDS encoding glycosyltransferase — its product is MASTLHIALYHPARLPVRKYGGTERVVVWLARGLAELGHKVTLLAAPGSQVAEATLVPVDPKVSAIPGGPDLTPLLPRGVDILHAHVPLQRPPQGVPFLWTFHGNGETGRKFPESTVALSANHAARHGISRWVHNGLDPAEYQFLPVKQDFDLFLGRLHTVKGWRWAVEGARECNRKLVVAGGWRPSLRPGLRFVGEIGGSEKVQLLADAACLWVPALWDEPFGLTTIEAMVSGTPVLGTRRGALPEVITAQSGAMGDTLEELVSLRAGLATLDPEGVRARVLEAFTHRVMAERYVELYRGVSGRG
- a CDS encoding ABC transporter ATP-binding protein; protein product: MRTRLFALLRPQRRLFIVGLGAALVGSVLDGATAALLIPILKLQFPGNDSFGGSNTWLGRTLGRVLGPIVDGVPRDVATLRLVGIFLGALAVKIVATYVAAYLSVLVQEGVVKDLRVRLWQHLLRLDLGVFQRTRGGQLATGLVSDADQVKQIVVAVLAAFFQNFIAILTMLAVMVALSPRLTLGVLLLAPILVIGVRLLQARLKRHSRAFTHERGELTATITERLGAMKLIRAFGAEPTESAAFDRQAERYRKGYVRTQRFALLTSPVSELFGGAVIMLILWASANQDVSRVVLNGPEAIAFLVTAARLLSPIKAITQVPSQLAIAEASAERIFNILDIPAAEIDAPDAPAATFATDLHFDRVSFGYDAERPVLQDVTFRVAKGEVVALVGPSGAGKTTLLELVPRFYDPQQGEIRLDGVPLTALSRASLRSHIAVVSQDTVLLHDTVRANIAYGRPDASDVDVEVAARAANAHEFIDALPDGYNTVVGERGTRLSGGQRQRIAIARALLRDAPILILDEATSALDTESERLVQEAIDRLMQDRTVLVIAHRLATVRDADRILVLDGGRVIESGSHQVLHAQGGLYRRLHDLQFSAAEVMA
- a CDS encoding response regulator: MARPRSILWVDDEIASLDSQVLFLEQQGFTVERATNGDDALALLRRQPYGVVLLDEQMPGTRGLDLVPMLRLIDGSMPVVMVTKSEEPETLRDAIGAEIADYLTKPVSPRQVLSVVTRLLEGDRIRQQRLSRDFVTRFRELEGRRGETLAWREWVELVAELAEWEVRLGQADEPGLTEALRTLQSGVRQDFARFIRNNYPRWLSEGGGDRPPLSVDVVSEFVRPTLESHGRVMLVVVDCLRLDQWAMIRPLVERHFDVEVDHYFSILPTATPYSRNAIFSGLYPAELVARHPTWWDENDDSSLNAHEGPLLAEQLRDLLGRDVPVSYEKMFSAADGEAMLRRLSGHLSHDGVTALVFNFIDQLTHGRTENEALFEVARDTPALRALTRTWFERSALFEALKEAERRKVPVLLTTDHGSIHCHTPTTIFARRDATANLRFKFGEDLRIDDPEGAIVVDDLKGWGLPARTPGTRMLLATGDRFFVYPTKLREYQARYRGAFLHGGVSPEEVVLPVALLMPRRS
- a CDS encoding glycosyltransferase — translated: MTTERSVLFVAEFDDAGHAHSAQQRRALERLGARVATFDLNAKPSLLQRFRAGDLSKRLEKVLDDQDPELVLVLGGDPLEESLVDKLRGRSRARWINWLPDDLRTVSSATLLARPYDHIYAIGTDVAAEIHERLGRTVDVLSRAADPSIYRPIRTKDQYRANVVFAGAATPRRERLLSELVEFGLAVWGPGWRKTALRDYCRGEAPSTDAYVKAYAGASVAINIHHVAVEGDPREASCNQRVFELAAMGAAQVVDDRGDLPRAFQPDREVVVFRDAADLKHRVRDLLENPGEAERIGAAARARALQDHTYMHRLRQLLLDQPRPLTPR